A region of Massilia sp. KIM DNA encodes the following proteins:
- a CDS encoding filamentous hemagglutinin N-terminal domain-containing protein → MRTAFNKIRFTALAAAASLCIGAAAQGAPAQPQVVAGQASFAQHGNVFSITNTPGAIINWQSFSVNPGEITRFIQQSSDSAVLNRILGQDPSRILGALQSNGKVFLINPNGILFGRDARVDVNGLVASTLQMSDADFLAGRRRFSAGAVAGGVRNEGAITTPGGGQVLLVAPQVENSGLITAPNGEALLAAGRSVELVDSGNPDLHVVVAAPGDQALNLGRVVAASGKVGIYGALVRQRGALNADSAVVGENGRIVLKASRDTVLEAGSVTSATGAGKGGDIRLLGERVGLAGDAAVDASGDLGGGSVLVGGDWQGKNPLLPNARQTWFGQDATIRADARVAGQGGKVVLWADDATGAYGSISARGAGSGRGGQVETSGHELDIAGIRVDAGSAAGAKGSWLLDPYDIEVVSTGADSAADAALFSRNPSGTTKVSAATLRATNADIVLQALRDLSFNDDLDTPYSLRAEAGRDIIVNGAITSTGGSLDFRAGNAFVLKAGARLASREFIDFKAASMDFQGSVVGVDGVKPLVSFSSASAGSAIYVREAALGAPGLVLKPSQLAAMQAYGYSIGNSAHTSLIGIEDALTLNGNLVLDTGGAVNLRSQVRLVAPGAQFIANLHPRQGGGSIRLESGSLVEAAGAVRLSAGALVLNGGLRAGSITAAAGAGGIENGGLLEAAGLVDLSSLAAIMQGSGKVKAQSLKLDAVNILMNGANEVGTLAGAASGNAFHFAWSGELHLGSVGGMSGLRSGTELRLSGGALWVDAASEATAVTVNAAGIRGDGTLKANMMLLESSGGVGTLAKPLRTSASYLSARNTGSGADPIHIRNDRALTIKDVVQAGPSNAGAILVESQGGLTVDSTEAYETGVKTGSGDITLITHSPLTVHGSVTSTSGNIRLFADNGGAVTVSAGARIDTAGGLKVEGGSASFAPGSVLVPAERMQVVLGGPGQQEPDPTPDPDPEPQVPTLAACLANPALAGCGPVLQAATQACVLNPDGPNCSQVLPRPEVCRLNPATPGCQVVLEREALLACIANPSGPGCGAILPSYETCALNPSKLGCVPVLAQRAALEACIADPKGPNCGSILPPLAQCRVNGGILGCAPVLARAEFEACLATPGAPGCAAVLPALSVCKASPALEGCAQVIQLTFDACLAKPGDAACVGVLPSLSQCVAGPGAPGCEVVLPTLAQCIGSPSLQGCSVRLPSMAQCLADKSAAGCEAVLPPLVLCAAEPAHPSCRPATPDGKPEGKPAPSSPLDDTERVTHSLIEALTPTRPGASRPAAQLPGARDDADEQGKPGKNDKQGGPASVDNTGVKNEKPAAKMYCN, encoded by the coding sequence ATGAGAACAGCATTCAACAAGATCCGTTTCACGGCGCTCGCGGCGGCCGCCAGCTTGTGCATCGGCGCCGCGGCGCAGGGCGCGCCGGCCCAGCCCCAGGTGGTGGCTGGCCAGGCCAGCTTCGCGCAGCACGGCAACGTCTTCTCGATCACGAACACGCCGGGCGCCATCATCAACTGGCAGAGCTTCTCGGTGAACCCGGGCGAGATCACCCGCTTCATCCAGCAAAGCAGCGACAGCGCGGTGCTCAACCGCATCCTGGGCCAGGACCCGAGCCGCATCCTGGGCGCCCTGCAGTCGAACGGCAAGGTGTTCCTGATCAACCCGAACGGCATCCTCTTCGGGCGCGACGCGCGCGTGGACGTCAACGGCCTGGTGGCCTCGACCCTGCAGATGAGCGACGCCGACTTCCTGGCAGGGCGCCGCCGCTTCAGCGCCGGCGCCGTGGCGGGCGGCGTGCGCAACGAAGGCGCGATCACCACCCCGGGCGGCGGCCAGGTCTTGCTGGTGGCCCCCCAGGTCGAGAACAGCGGCCTGATCACGGCCCCGAACGGCGAGGCGCTGCTGGCCGCCGGGCGCAGCGTGGAGCTGGTCGATTCCGGCAACCCCGACCTGCACGTGGTGGTGGCGGCTCCTGGCGACCAGGCGCTCAACCTGGGCCGGGTGGTCGCGGCCAGCGGCAAGGTCGGCATCTACGGCGCCCTGGTCAGGCAGCGCGGCGCGCTCAACGCCGACAGCGCGGTGGTGGGCGAGAACGGCAGGATCGTGCTCAAGGCCAGCCGCGACACGGTGCTGGAGGCGGGCAGCGTGACCAGCGCCACCGGCGCCGGCAAGGGCGGCGACATCCGCCTGCTGGGCGAGCGCGTGGGCCTGGCCGGCGACGCGGCGGTGGACGCCAGCGGCGACCTGGGCGGCGGCAGCGTGCTGGTGGGCGGTGACTGGCAGGGCAAGAACCCGCTGCTGCCGAATGCGCGCCAGACCTGGTTCGGCCAGGACGCCACGATCCGCGCCGACGCCCGCGTGGCGGGCCAGGGCGGCAAGGTGGTGCTGTGGGCCGACGACGCCACCGGCGCCTACGGCAGCATCTCGGCGCGCGGCGCCGGCAGCGGGCGCGGAGGCCAGGTCGAGACCTCGGGCCACGAGCTCGACATCGCCGGCATCCGGGTCGACGCCGGCAGCGCAGCGGGCGCCAAGGGCAGCTGGCTGCTCGACCCCTACGACATCGAGGTGGTGAGCACCGGCGCCGACAGCGCGGCCGACGCCGCCCTGTTCAGCCGCAACCCAAGCGGCACCACGAAAGTGTCGGCCGCGACCCTGCGCGCCACCAATGCCGACATCGTGCTGCAGGCGCTGCGCGACCTCAGCTTCAACGACGATCTCGACACGCCCTACAGCCTGCGCGCCGAGGCGGGCCGCGACATCATCGTCAACGGCGCGATCACCTCGACCGGCGGCAGCCTGGACTTCCGCGCCGGGAATGCCTTCGTGCTCAAGGCCGGCGCAAGGCTCGCCAGCCGCGAGTTCATCGACTTCAAGGCCGCCAGCATGGACTTCCAGGGCAGCGTGGTGGGCGTCGACGGCGTCAAGCCGCTGGTCTCCTTCAGCAGCGCCAGCGCGGGCAGCGCGATCTACGTGCGCGAAGCGGCGCTCGGCGCGCCGGGACTGGTCCTGAAGCCCTCGCAACTGGCGGCCATGCAGGCCTACGGCTACAGCATCGGCAACAGCGCGCATACGAGCCTGATCGGCATCGAGGATGCGCTGACCCTGAACGGCAACCTGGTGCTCGACACCGGCGGCGCGGTCAACCTGCGCTCGCAAGTGCGCCTGGTCGCCCCAGGCGCTCAGTTCATCGCCAACCTGCACCCGAGGCAGGGCGGCGGCAGCATCAGGCTGGAAAGCGGCAGCCTGGTGGAAGCCGCAGGCGCGGTGCGGCTGAGCGCGGGCGCCCTGGTGCTGAACGGCGGCCTGCGCGCCGGCAGCATCACGGCCGCCGCCGGCGCGGGCGGCATCGAGAACGGCGGCCTGCTCGAAGCGGCCGGCCTGGTCGACCTGAGCTCGCTCGCTGCCATCATGCAGGGCAGCGGCAAGGTCAAGGCCCAGAGCCTCAAGCTCGATGCGGTCAACATCCTGATGAACGGGGCCAACGAGGTCGGGACCCTGGCCGGCGCGGCTTCGGGCAACGCCTTTCATTTCGCCTGGAGCGGCGAGCTGCACCTGGGCAGCGTGGGCGGCATGTCGGGCCTGCGCTCGGGCACCGAGCTGCGCCTGAGCGGCGGCGCCCTGTGGGTCGATGCGGCCAGCGAAGCCACCGCGGTGACGGTGAACGCCGCCGGCATCCGCGGCGACGGCACGCTCAAGGCCAACATGATGCTGCTCGAGTCCAGCGGCGGCGTCGGCACCCTGGCCAAGCCGCTGCGCACCAGCGCCAGCTATCTGTCGGCGCGCAACACGGGCTCCGGCGCCGACCCGATCCACATCCGCAACGACCGCGCCCTGACCATCAAGGACGTGGTCCAGGCCGGCCCGTCCAACGCCGGCGCCATCCTGGTCGAGAGCCAGGGCGGGCTGACCGTCGACAGCACCGAGGCTTACGAGACCGGGGTCAAGACCGGCAGCGGCGACATCACCCTGATCACCCACAGCCCGCTGACGGTCCACGGCAGCGTCACCTCCACCAGCGGCAACATCCGCCTGTTCGCCGACAATGGCGGCGCAGTGACCGTCAGCGCCGGCGCGCGCATCGACACCGCGGGCGGCCTCAAGGTCGAAGGCGGCAGCGCCAGCTTCGCGCCGGGCAGCGTGCTGGTGCCGGCCGAGCGCATGCAGGTCGTGCTCGGCGGCCCCGGCCAGCAGGAGCCGGATCCCACGCCCGATCCCGATCCCGAGCCGCAGGTGCCGACGCTGGCCGCCTGCCTGGCCAATCCCGCGCTGGCGGGCTGCGGCCCGGTGCTGCAGGCGGCCACCCAGGCCTGCGTGCTCAACCCGGACGGTCCGAACTGCAGCCAGGTGCTGCCGCGCCCCGAGGTCTGCCGGCTCAACCCGGCCACCCCGGGCTGCCAGGTGGTGCTGGAGCGGGAAGCCCTGCTGGCCTGCATCGCCAACCCATCGGGTCCGGGCTGCGGCGCCATCCTGCCGTCCTACGAGACCTGCGCGCTCAATCCCTCGAAGCTGGGCTGCGTGCCGGTGCTGGCCCAGCGCGCCGCGCTGGAAGCCTGCATCGCCGATCCGAAGGGCCCGAACTGCGGCAGCATCCTGCCGCCCCTGGCGCAGTGCCGGGTCAACGGCGGCATCCTCGGCTGCGCGCCGGTGCTGGCGCGCGCCGAATTCGAGGCCTGCCTGGCCACCCCGGGCGCGCCCGGCTGCGCCGCCGTGCTGCCCGCGCTCAGCGTGTGCAAGGCCAGCCCGGCGCTGGAAGGCTGCGCCCAGGTGATCCAGCTCACCTTCGACGCCTGCCTGGCCAAGCCCGGCGACGCCGCCTGCGTGGGCGTGCTGCCCAGCCTCTCGCAATGCGTGGCCGGGCCGGGCGCGCCGGGCTGCGAGGTGGTGCTGCCGACCCTGGCGCAGTGCATCGGCAGCCCGAGCCTGCAGGGCTGCTCGGTGCGCCTGCCGAGCATGGCCCAGTGCCTGGCCGACAAGAGCGCGGCCGGCTGCGAGGCGGTGCTGCCGCCGCTGGTGCTGTGCGCGGCCGAGCCGGCGCATCCTTCCTGCCGCCCGGCCACGCCCGACGGCAAGCCGGAAGGCAAGCCGGCGCCGAGCTCGCCGCTGGACGACACCGAGCGCGTCACGCACAGCCTGATCGAGGCGCTCACGCCCACGCGGCCCGGCGCCAGCCGGCCGGCCGCCCAGCTGCCGGGCGCCCGCGACGATGCGGACGAGCAGGGCAAGCCGGGCAAGAACGACAAGCAGGGCGGACCTGCGTCGGTGGACAACACTGGAGTGAAGAATGAAAAACCTGCTGC